Proteins co-encoded in one Ralstonia sp. RRA genomic window:
- a CDS encoding DUF2272 domain-containing protein encodes MLRPFQRVLRIALPILLAAPVVWIAGCTTPPARPQAEPLPDNEVVQTTPGATSRQKMIEIALTEWDRWGRQVVRVGRDDTYCVTGGGFPDQPQGHWLTQDDPTPVPSDEEAGTGRPPLSKPQATAAVAPSPIPCLRYPDGTGGEATARGCVLAKRYWAIVGKTPTCQQLTTGGWAWSAVFISWIMRKAGLQNNQFLTGATHAEYVTDARDHLLRHPAFVLERTPAVPRPGDLICTARGADRFMTDPAEIRSGMTPMHCDLVVELDPVRHEVKSIGGNVQQSASMSITELNDANQVDPYTNSVMQWMVVLRNQLP; translated from the coding sequence ATGCTCCGCCCCTTCCAGCGCGTTCTGCGCATCGCGCTTCCGATTCTTCTCGCTGCCCCCGTCGTCTGGATTGCCGGCTGTACGACACCGCCTGCGCGTCCGCAAGCCGAACCGCTACCCGACAACGAAGTCGTGCAGACGACGCCCGGTGCCACATCGCGCCAGAAGATGATTGAGATTGCGCTGACCGAATGGGATCGCTGGGGCCGTCAGGTGGTGCGTGTGGGGCGTGACGATACGTATTGCGTGACGGGAGGCGGTTTTCCTGATCAACCGCAAGGTCACTGGCTGACGCAGGACGATCCAACGCCTGTACCGTCCGATGAAGAGGCCGGCACCGGTAGGCCGCCGCTATCGAAGCCGCAAGCTACCGCCGCTGTCGCCCCGTCACCCATACCGTGCCTGCGCTATCCCGATGGCACCGGTGGTGAGGCAACTGCGCGTGGCTGCGTGCTGGCCAAGCGCTATTGGGCCATCGTCGGCAAGACACCGACCTGCCAGCAACTGACCACCGGCGGGTGGGCGTGGTCTGCGGTGTTCATCTCGTGGATCATGCGCAAGGCGGGTCTGCAGAACAACCAGTTCCTCACAGGTGCTACTCACGCCGAATACGTGACCGACGCGCGCGACCACCTGCTCCGGCATCCCGCCTTCGTACTCGAACGCACACCCGCCGTACCGCGCCCTGGCGACCTGATCTGCACCGCACGTGGCGCTGACCGCTTCATGACGGATCCGGCAGAGATTCGCTCGGGTATGACCCCCATGCACTGCGATCTGGTCGTCGAGCTGGATCCGGTTCGCCACGAGGTCAAGTCGATTGGCGGCAATGTGCAGCAATCCGCCTCCATGAGCATCACCGAGTTGAACGACGCCAATCAGGTGGACCCTTACACAAACTCGGTCATGCAGTGGATGGTGGTCCTGCGCAATCAACTGCCTTAG
- a CDS encoding HU family DNA-binding protein — MTKTELIDAIASGVDGLTKAKAEQALNVTLAAIMESVGKGDAVSLIGFGTFSQGERAERMARNPRTGEEIKVEAAKTVKFKAGQKFKDAVNA, encoded by the coding sequence ATGACGAAAACCGAACTGATCGACGCCATCGCCAGCGGCGTAGACGGTCTGACCAAGGCCAAGGCAGAGCAGGCACTGAACGTGACGCTCGCGGCCATCATGGAATCCGTTGGCAAGGGCGATGCGGTCAGCCTGATCGGCTTTGGTACCTTCAGCCAGGGCGAGCGTGCCGAGCGTATGGCTCGCAACCCGCGCACCGGCGAAGAAATCAAGGTGGAAGCTGCCAAGACCGTCAAGTTCAAGGCCGGCCAGAAGTTCAAGGACGCCGTAAATGCGTAA